One window of Papaver somniferum cultivar HN1 chromosome 9, ASM357369v1, whole genome shotgun sequence genomic DNA carries:
- the LOC113311986 gene encoding uncharacterized protein LOC113311986 — MDSGPKTTPISEFHREKLGFSVGKKCPSINLPDDLFEEEINPWKFSLIGRLNLHNTKFTDVAISLRKQWKLVEECKLIPIGKGFFTIKLDNEIDRSYFKAGECTVNYQVLRLRNWVSNFRPANVRTSKAQVWVRFPGLGLEFWKEKKLFEICKEIGTPIKIDVATAKCELGLYANVLVEVDFTQLIPRKIWINMKCGGFFQDVMIHECPKFCSTCKIVGHLVTECYVERNKNNNANAKAANVNSHKETPQGFKASSQGNNTQYTNSVSNGNNPQGTKLSLQGNNSFNVIPFDICDTNAREEEDSVIRSINENNILTPHKETISINSRRFGSIANEQSKTRENNVTMEVEKVMEVAEQNANE, encoded by the coding sequence ATGGATTCTGGTCCTAAAACCACTCCTATTAGTGAATTTCATAGAGAAAAATTAGGTTTCTCAGTAGGAAAAAAATGTCCATCAATAAATTTACCAGATGATCtttttgaagaagaaataaaTCCGTGGAAGTTTTCGTTGATCGGTCGTCTAAATTTACATAATACTAAGTTTACAGATGTGGCTATCAGTTTAAGGAAACAATGGAAGTTAGTGGAGGAGTGCAAGTTGATTCCAATTGGAAAAGGTTTCTTTACCATCAAACTAGATAATGAAATTGATCGAAGTTATTTTAAAGCAGGAGAATGTACTGTGAATTATCAAGTTCTTAGATTAAGAAATTGGGTATCTAATTTTCGACCTGCTAATGTGAGAACATCTAAAGCTCAAGTGTGGGTTAGATTTCCTGGTTTGGGTCTTGAGTTCTGgaaggagaagaaattatttGAAATCTGTAAGGAAATAGGCACTCCAATTAAGATTGATGTAGCTACTGCAAAATGTGAGTTAGGATTATATGCAAATGTTTTGGTTGAGGTGGATTTTACTCAACTAATTCCCAGAAAGATTTGGATTAACATGAAATGTGGAGGTTTCTTTCAAGATGTTATGATTCATGAATGTCCAAAATTCTGTTCCACCTGCAAAATAGTAGGACATCTGGTTACTGAATGTTATGTAGAAAGGAATAAAAACAATAATGCAAATGCAAAGGCAGCTAATGTCAATTCTCATAAAGAAACTCCTCAAGGTTTTAAGGCTTCTTCACAAGGTAATAATACTCAATATACTAATTCAGTCTCAAATGGTAATAATCCTCAAGGTACTAAATTATCTTTACAGGGTAATAATTCATTTAATGTTATTCCTTTTGATATCTGTGACACTAATGCTAGAGAAGAAGAGGATTCTGTGATAAGGTCAATTAATGAGAATAATATTTTAACTCCACATAAGGAAACAATATCCATTAATTCTAGAAGATTTGGTTCCATTGCTAATGAACAAtctaaaacaagagaaaacaatgtTACTATGGAGGTGGAAAAAGTAATGGAGGTAGCAGAGCAAAATGCAAATGAATAA